The DNA sequence GCCCGCGCTCTCGCCAGCCGGTCGGTCGCTTCCCGCAGGGATTGCCGACGTGACGCCCGATCCCGAACAGGTCGCCGCCGTTGCCGCGCGGATCACCGATCCGGTTCTCCGCGAGCGCTTCACCAGCGCCGTGTCGCGCGGCGAAGCGCTGTCCACCGAAGAGTTATTGCGCATCCTCAGCACCTGCGCCGACCGAGACTGGCAGGGGCTCGTCATTGGCTGGGTGAAGCCGGAGAGCGCTCGTCGCAGCGACATCGAGCGGTTGCTGTCGGTCGGCGCCGTCGAGAGCGACGACCTCCTCGACGGCCGCCTCGACGACCATGCCGAGACCGGCGCGGGGGCTCTCACCGGGCCCGGCGCGGTGCCGCAGGCGAAGCGGTCTACGGTCGACCGCGACGAGGGCGCTTCCCCGTCGCGACCGGAGCGGATCGGCCGGTATCGGATCCTCCGCTATGTCGGCGGGGGTGGCTTCGGCCATGTCTGGCAGGGGTGGGACGACGACCTCGACCGGCCGGTGGCGGTCAAGGTGCCCAACGCCAGGAGGATCGGCGACACCGCGGCGGTCGACAGCTTCCTCGCCGAGGCGCGGCAGGCGGCGGCGCTGGCCCACCCGCATCTGGTGCCGGTCTACGAGGTCGGCCGCGACGGCGACGGGGGGATGTTCATCGTCAGCCAGTTCATCAACGGGTTCACGCTCCGCCAGCGTCTCGACCAGGGCCCGGTGCCCGCCGCCGAGGCGGCCCGGCTCGTGGCCACGGTCGCGCGGGCGCTGCACCATGCCCACACGCAGGGGGCGGGGCTGATCCACCGCGACGTCAAGCCGGCCAACATCCTCATCGACGAGGCCACCGGCGCCCCGTTCCTGGCCGACTTCGGCTTGGCGATCGCGCAGACCCGGTCGCTGGCTGAAAACGACGTCGCCGGCACGCCCGCCTACATGAGCCCCGAGCAGACGAAGGGGGAAATCCTCGATCGGCGCAGCGACGTCTTTTCGTTGGGAGCGGTGCTCTACGAGCTGCTCACGCGCGGCAAGGCCTTTTCCGGCGCCTCGACCCACGAGATCCTCGCCGCCGTCGCCCGCGCCCGGCCGGTGCCGCCGCGCGACTGCGACCCGACGATTCCCGGCGAGCTCGAACGGATCTGCCTGTGCGCGCTGGCCCAGGCGAAATCGGCGCGCTACCAGTCGGCCGCGCTGTTTGCCGACGACCTCGACGCCTGGCTCGGCGAGCGCTCCACGACGGCCACCGCCGAAGCCGACGCACCGGTCGTGCCC is a window from the Planctomycetota bacterium genome containing:
- a CDS encoding serine/threonine-protein kinase; its protein translation is MTPDPEQVAAVAARITDPVLRERFTSAVSRGEALSTEELLRILSTCADRDWQGLVIGWVKPESARRSDIERLLSVGAVESDDLLDGRLDDHAETGAGALTGPGAVPQAKRSTVDRDEGASPSRPERIGRYRILRYVGGGGFGHVWQGWDDDLDRPVAVKVPNARRIGDTAAVDSFLAEARQAAALAHPHLVPVYEVGRDGDGGMFIVSQFINGFTLRQRLDQGPVPAAEAARLVATVARALHHAHTQGAGLIHRDVKPANILIDEATGAPFLADFGLAIAQTRSLAENDVAGTPAYMSPEQTKGEILDRRSDVFSLGAVLYELLTRGKAFSGASTHEILAAVARARPVPPRDCDPTIPGELERICLCALAQAKSARYQSAALFADDLDAWLGERSTTATAEADAPVVPKGLRSFDGDDARFFLQLLPGPRGRDGLPESIRFWKTRFDETDPDKTFAIGLLYGPSGCGKSSLVKAGIVPRLGPGVRAIVLEASADDTESRLLKALRKAVPALPAEGGLLAALARVRDIASGKVVIVLDQFEQWLQAHPDPADTDLVGGLRQCDGAKLQALVLVRDDFGLAANRFMDAVETRIEQGRNYATIDSFPTDHARDVLVRFGQGLGRLPRLATSFSDDEKAFVDQAIAGLAGDEKRVVPVQLALFADLVKSRPWTPATLDSLGETA